From the genome of Paracidovorax avenae:
CGGTGCGACCGAACGACGCGGTGGAGGCGCTTCCTGGTCCATCTCTTCGCGCGCGGAGCGCTCGAATTGCGTGGAGTCGGGAGCGTCGCCGTCCATGGGGTGATCGCCGCCCTGCGACTGTTCACCTTCATGTCCCGCGCTTTCTTCGGAAGGCCTGCTGTACACCTTCTCGCCGTCCACCGAAATGGAGTTGATCAGGATGAGCCGGCCCTTGATCAGCGTGGCCATTTCCTTCCGCCCGGTAGGGCGGCCGGACTGCTGGTCACGCACGTCACGCTCGTAAAGATGCGGATAGATGTCGCCGATCTTGAAGCTCACGAGCACCTTGCGGCGCGCGTTCACTTCGTCATGGAGACTGTCGATCAACCCGATCGCTTCCTCACCGCTGACCCGAAGATCGAAGTACGTGTAGTCGGCAGCGTCCGAAGAGCCACGCAATGCAGAAATACTGCACGCGAGGAACGGTTCCGCCTTACGTCCACGACCTTGGGTTTCCACCCAGCGAATACGGTTGAGGTAACCGATGCCGCTGGTGTGCAGGTTGAAAAACTCACGGGGTTGCTGTTGTGCAGTTTGCATAGTGTTGCTCCAAAGTTCCAAAAGAATGGACGAGGAGCGCAGACGCACACAACCGGGCCGTAAGGCTCGGATGGGGCGGCTGTGTCCCCATCCGGGTTACGAAAGACAAGTGCTCTGCATGGTGCCCGGGAGGGCCTCATGTGTGCGGCTTCCAAGAGCTCAGCCGCTGCGTGGTGCCCTGTTGGGCGGTTCACGGTTGCAAGACTAGCGCTTTGATCCTCGTGCCGTCAAACGCGGTTGACAGATGCCCCTGGATCGCTCGCCAGGAAGCGGAGCAGATCGCTGATGGTGACGGCGTA
Proteins encoded in this window:
- a CDS encoding DUF3577 domain-containing protein; translation: MQTAQQQPREFFNLHTSGIGYLNRIRWVETQGRGRKAEPFLACSISALRGSSDAADYTYFDLRVSGEEAIGLIDSLHDEVNARRKVLVSFKIGDIYPHLYERDVRDQQSGRPTGRKEMATLIKGRLILINSISVDGEKVYSRPSEESAGHEGEQSQGGDHPMDGDAPDSTQFERSAREEMDQEAPPPRRSVAPQPRTTVTPMPQRRAAAPQPRAEAPAPQRRQPLRSIASGRQPRAEHREPAEA